One Curtobacterium sp. BH-2-1-1 genomic region harbors:
- a CDS encoding FAD-binding oxidoreductase: MDTVVTALRSALADPDGVVVRTERGVLDAARTDKSGWIAPGGPVAVVEARTVEHVQATLRTCSGLGVPVVPRGAGTGLAGGANGTEGTVVLSVARMDRIVSVSTEDEYAVVEPGVLNGDLNAAVAEHGLRFAPDPASAAIASVGGNIATNAGGLRCVKYGVTREAVLGLDVVLADGRLVATGHRTVKGVTGLDLTALLVGSEGTLGVIVGATVRLVPIPAGEPATLGAVYPTVEAAARAAASVVAGAERPSTVELLDAAALEGIAAHLGPQVIAETVGSTAAGGVFLLVEYDGPGATEAALGAVPRLQAEGGTVHLAGSAAERDRLLTIRRSFHPAMEARGRVLIEDVAVPRSRLAEMFACVEAIGQQYGIAIPTVAHAGDGNLHPNFVFEGDEVPQHVWDAADAMFRAAIELGGTLTGEHGVGVLKRRWIGDELGDDVLELQRGIRRVFDPAGILNPGKVF; the protein is encoded by the coding sequence ATGGACACCGTCGTCACCGCCCTCCGTTCCGCGCTCGCCGACCCGGACGGCGTGGTCGTCCGGACGGAACGCGGTGTGCTCGACGCGGCACGGACGGACAAGTCCGGCTGGATCGCCCCGGGCGGCCCCGTCGCCGTGGTCGAGGCCCGGACGGTCGAGCACGTGCAGGCGACCCTCCGGACGTGCTCCGGGCTCGGCGTCCCGGTCGTCCCGCGTGGCGCCGGCACCGGGCTCGCGGGCGGGGCGAACGGCACCGAGGGCACCGTCGTCCTGAGCGTGGCGCGCATGGACCGCATCGTCTCGGTCTCGACGGAGGACGAGTACGCGGTGGTGGAGCCCGGCGTGCTGAACGGCGACCTGAACGCGGCCGTCGCCGAACACGGCCTGCGGTTCGCGCCGGACCCGGCGAGTGCGGCCATCGCGAGCGTCGGCGGGAACATCGCCACGAACGCCGGCGGCCTGCGGTGCGTGAAGTACGGCGTCACGAGAGAGGCAGTGCTCGGCCTCGACGTCGTGCTCGCGGACGGGCGGCTCGTCGCCACCGGGCACCGCACCGTCAAGGGCGTCACCGGCCTCGACCTCACGGCGCTGCTCGTCGGGTCGGAGGGCACGCTCGGGGTGATCGTCGGCGCGACCGTCCGGCTCGTGCCGATCCCGGCGGGGGAGCCGGCCACCCTCGGCGCCGTGTACCCGACCGTCGAGGCCGCAGCCCGCGCCGCGGCGTCCGTCGTCGCCGGGGCGGAGCGTCCGTCCACGGTCGAACTGCTCGACGCCGCAGCACTCGAGGGGATCGCGGCCCACCTCGGGCCGCAGGTGATCGCCGAGACGGTGGGGAGCACCGCGGCGGGCGGGGTGTTCCTCCTCGTGGAGTACGACGGGCCGGGTGCGACGGAGGCGGCGCTCGGAGCCGTGCCGCGCCTCCAGGCCGAGGGCGGGACCGTGCACCTGGCCGGGTCGGCGGCGGAACGCGACCGCCTGCTGACGATCCGTCGGTCGTTCCACCCGGCCATGGAGGCGCGTGGCCGGGTCCTCATCGAGGACGTCGCGGTGCCGCGCAGTCGGCTCGCCGAGATGTTCGCGTGCGTCGAGGCCATCGGGCAGCAGTACGGCATCGCGATCCCCACCGTCGCGCACGCCGGGGACGGCAACCTGCACCCGAACTTCGTGTTCGAAGGCGACGAGGTGCCGCAGCACGTGTGGGACGCGGCCGACGCGATGTTCCGGGCGGCGATCGAGCTCGGCGGGACGCTGACGGGGGAGCACGGCGTGGGGGTGCTCAAGCGGCGGTGGATCGGCGACGAGCTCGGCGACGACGTGCTCGAGCTGCAGCGGGGGATCCGACGGGTGTTCGACCCCGCGGGGATCCTCAACCCGGGCAAGGTGTTCTGA
- the ald gene encoding alanine dehydrogenase yields the protein MLIGVPTEVKNNEFRVAATPAGVAELALHGHEVLVQSGAGDGSSFPDAEYAAAGATIVPTAAEVWARAEMILKVKEPVAAEHASIRPGQVLFTYLHLAADRPLTDALVESGATAIAYETVQLPDRSLPLLSPMSEIAGRLSAQVGANHLMRANGGRGLLLGGVPGTPKGRVVVIGGGVAGEHAATMALGLGAEVTVFDISLPRLRALDARFDGRITTLRSSAHAIASALREADLVIGSVLIPGASAPKLVTDAMVADMQPGSVLVDIAIDQGGCFEGSHPTTHDDPTFAVHDTVFYCVANMPGAVPRTSTISLTNATLPYAVAIANQGWEAATAADPALALGVNVHAGQVVNAAVAAAHGLAVAAR from the coding sequence ATGCTGATCGGCGTCCCCACCGAAGTCAAGAACAACGAGTTCCGCGTCGCCGCGACACCCGCCGGTGTCGCCGAGCTGGCGCTGCACGGACACGAGGTGCTCGTGCAGTCCGGAGCCGGTGACGGGTCGTCTTTCCCGGACGCCGAGTACGCCGCGGCCGGGGCCACCATCGTCCCGACGGCCGCCGAGGTCTGGGCGCGCGCCGAGATGATCCTGAAGGTCAAGGAGCCGGTCGCCGCCGAGCACGCCTCGATCCGACCAGGGCAGGTCCTGTTCACGTACCTGCACCTCGCCGCGGACCGGCCGCTGACCGATGCGCTCGTCGAGTCCGGGGCGACGGCCATCGCGTACGAGACCGTGCAGCTGCCGGACCGGTCGCTGCCCCTGCTGTCGCCGATGTCCGAGATCGCCGGGCGGTTGTCGGCGCAGGTCGGCGCGAACCACCTGATGCGGGCCAACGGCGGGCGCGGGCTCCTGCTCGGCGGCGTGCCCGGCACCCCGAAGGGCCGCGTCGTCGTGATCGGCGGCGGGGTCGCGGGCGAGCACGCGGCGACGATGGCGCTCGGCCTGGGCGCCGAGGTCACCGTGTTCGACATCAGCCTGCCGCGCCTGCGTGCGCTGGACGCCCGGTTCGACGGACGCATCACGACGCTGCGGTCCTCGGCGCACGCGATCGCGTCGGCCCTGCGCGAGGCCGACCTCGTCATCGGGTCGGTGCTCATCCCCGGGGCCTCGGCGCCGAAGCTCGTGACCGACGCCATGGTGGCGGACATGCAGCCCGGGTCGGTGCTCGTCGACATCGCGATCGACCAGGGCGGGTGCTTCGAGGGATCGCACCCGACCACGCACGACGACCCGACGTTCGCCGTGCACGACACCGTCTTCTACTGCGTGGCGAACATGCCGGGAGCGGTGCCGCGCACCTCGACGATCTCGCTGACGAACGCGACGCTGCCCTACGCCGTGGCGATCGCGAACCAGGGGTGGGAGGCGGCGACCGCTGCCGACCCGGCCCTGGCGCTCGGGGTGAACGTGCACGCGGGGCAGGTCGTGAACGCCGCCGTGGCGGCGGCGCACGGCCTGGCGGTCGCGGCGCGCTGA